The Tamandua tetradactyla isolate mTamTet1 chromosome 23, mTamTet1.pri, whole genome shotgun sequence genome includes a window with the following:
- the SRCAP gene encoding helicase SRCAP isoform X2: protein MWTTSSGLSPSPSVCFRRNSPQYGSTVEVQTFTGGVVSAHTGAPETGGPERRLGRPGGPRALEGGSRWPVAQNEASSQHALQPDASPSASSSGDNDPVILQASNKEPGSGTMQSSPSPAHSQLPILQTQMVSDGMTGSNPVSPASSSSPASSGAGGISPQHLAQDSSLDGPPGPPDGPTVPLEGLNLPQAADLSNKGPKWEKSHAEIAEQAKHEAEIETRIAELRKEGFWSLKRLPKVPEPSRPKGHWDYLCEEMQWLSADFAQERRWKRGVARKVVRMVIRHHEEQRQKEERARREEQAKLRRIASTMAKDVRQFWSNVEKVVQFKQQSRLEEKRKKALDLHLDFIVGQTEKYSDLLSQSLNQPLASSKAGSSPCLGSSHTGSAASSPPPPASRLDDEDGDFQPQEEEEEDDEETIEVEEQQEGNDAETQRREIELLRREGELPLEELLRSLPPQLLGGPSSPSQTASSHDSDNRDGPDEGGEEEPSQVLKGKPLPSSVTQRNKQPWHPDEDDEEFTANEDEAEDEEDTIAAEEQLEGEVDHTMELSELAREGELSMEELLQQYAGAYASDASASGSGSSEEEEEEEETEANSSDCEPEEGMEAEEAPQEDSSSESDSAEEQSEDEEDDHSEEEETSGSSESEESESDDSEEAPSQSQADEEEEEDDFGVEYLLARDEEQSEADGGSGPPTPGPTTALGPKKEITDIAAAAESLQPKGYTLATTQVKTPIPLLLRGQLREYQHIGLDWLVTMYEKKLNGILADEMGLGKTIQTISLLAHLACEKGNWGPHLIIVPTSVMLNWEMELKRWCPSFKILTYYGAQKERKLKRQGWTKPNAFHVCITSYKLVLQDHQAFRRKNWRYLILDEAQNIKNFKSQRWQSLLNFNSQRRLLLTGTPLQNSLMELWSLMHFLMPHVFQSHREFKEWFSNPLTGMIEGSQEYNEGLVKRLHKVLRPFLLRRVKVDVEKQMPKKYEHVIRCRLSKRQRCLYDDFMAQTTTKETLATGHFMSVINILMQLRKVCNHPNLFDPRPVTSPFITLGICFSTASLVLRATDVHPLQRIDMGRFDLIGLEGRVSRYEADSFLPRHRLSRRVLLEVATAPDPPPRPKPVKMKVNRMLQPVPKQEGRTVVVVNSPRTPLGPVPVRPPPGPELSAQLNPGPTPPVLPAPLMVSSSTAGPPLIPASRPTGPVLLPPLQPNSGPLPQVLPAPLGVLGGTSRPPTPTLSLKPAPPAPLRLSPAPPPGSTSLLKPLTVPPGYTFPPASTTTSATTATATTTAVPAPTPAPQRLILSPDMQARLPLPPTMVNNTGVVKIVVRQAPRDGLASVPPLAPAPRPSSSGLPAVLTARPTLTPSRLPTTTLGTARAPIPTPTLVRPLLKLVHGPSPEVSGSAPGATPLTISSPVPGAPSSPMPVPHSSPLASPVSSTVSVPVPSSLPISVSTTLPAPASAPLPIPISTPIPVSASGPALLTTVTPTLAPVVSAAPGPPTLVPAGNSPSASALTLGLATTPSLTPSQAPSHSLLLAPTSSHVPGLNSAVAPACSPVLVPASALASPFPAAPNPAPAQASLLAPAPSASQALATSLAPMAAPQTAILAPSPAPLTPLPVLAPSPRPAPVLAPSQTPVSVLATSSAPGTALVSASSLVPAPTPMLAPSSTQTMVPTPVPSPLPSPASTQTLALTPALTSTLGVSSPSQTHSLGTGNPQAPIPAQTLSLTPASSLVPAQAQTLSLAPGPPLGPTQTLSLAPAPPLAPASPMGPTPAHTLTLAPSSSSASLLAPASVQTLTLSPAPVPVPTLGLAAAQTLALTPASAQAPASQPSSLVVSASGSSPLPVTMVSRLPVHKDEPETLTLRSGPPSPPSTATSFSGPRPRRQPPPPPRSPFYLDSLEEKRKQQRSERLERIFHLSEAHGALAPVYGTEVLDFCTLPQPVASPIGCHAPGPSHPTFWTFTEAARQAVLFPQQRLDQLSEIIERFIFVMPPVEAPPPSLHACHPPPWLAPRQAAFQEQLAFELWPRARPLHRIVCNMRTQFPDLRLIQYDCGKLQTLAVLLRQLKAEGHRVLIFTQMTRMLDVLEQFLTYHGHLYLRLDGSTRVEQRQALMERFNADKRIFCFILSTRSGGVGVNLTGADTVVFYDSDWNPTMDAQAQDRCHRIGQTRDVHIYRLISERTVEENILKKANQKRMLGDMAIEGGNFTTAYFKQQTIRELFDMPLEEPSGSSAPSAPDEEEEAVASKQTHILEQALCRAEDEEDIRAATQAKAEQVAELAEFNENDGFLAGEGEESGRPGAEDEEMSRAELEIAALVEQLTPIERYAMKFLEASLEEVSREELKQAEEQVEAARKDLDQAKEEVFRLPQEEEEGPGAGDEVSCGTGGGNHRRSKKSKAPERPGTRVSERLRGARAETQGTNHTPVTPAHHTRSTSMPTRCSPARERIPRPAPRSRPTPAPAAIPVPIPYPNPISSPNPISVLPAHVLPPPPLQIPPSCSSPACTPPPACSPPPVHTPPPVQTPLLTPSSPPPPLVGPPSGPVSPSVTNLSLGLRPEAELCAQTQASTESLELAGMANFETSPPTLVTPKDLMPVAVEVLPMSEKNISLTPSASSPTLEAGSIPNGQEQEVPEPAEGTILTVLPEGEEVPTCLSESNGLELPPSAPFDEPFQEPLESARNSEEMVEPQTRTSSPEKLQELRTAEVTAPSASSSATSSPEGPSSVRPPRRRTSADVEIRGQGTGRPGQPPGPKVLRKLPGRLVTVVEEKELVRRRRQQRGPATTSVSGVSETGTSPASPPTHGMSGLESSPPTSGPCEATPRSILPTPAQQPFIARRRIELGVTGGGSPENGEGALLAITPPAVKRRRGRPPKKNKSLADAGRGVEETPSSISKGKSNGADPVPGPETLIVTEPVLGPQLIPGPQPFGSQPIHKPEPIVLSPVEKRRRGRPPKARDLPIPGTISSPGDGSLESRTQPLPLPSPLPPLSPLITCPTAPVTNTVTTVTISASPPKRKRGRPPKNPPSPRPSQLPVLDHDSSSVLESCGLGRRRQPQGQGESEGSSSDEDGGRPLTRLARLRLEAEGMRGRKSEGSMVVAVIQDDLDAVESGPGGLELTPPVVSLAPKLRSTRLRPGSLVPPLETEKVPRKRAGASMTGAPGLAKRGRLQPPSPLGPEGSVEESEAEVSGEEDEGDGTPRRRPGPRRLGGANQGDQRILRSSAPPHLVGPTSSHRGRKAKT from the exons ATGTGGACTACTTCCTCAGGGCTGTCTCCTTCCCCTTCTGTTTGTTTCAGGCGTAATTCCCCTCAGTACGGCAGCACCGTGGAAGTGCAGACTTTCACAGGGGGTGTGGTCTCAGCTCACACAG GTGCTCCAGAGACCGGTGGACCTGAGCGGAGGCTGGGACGCCCTGGTGGGCCCCGGGCCCTGGAAGGCGGGTCCCGGTGGCCGGTGGCCCAGAATGAGGCCAGCTCCCAGCATGCCCTGCAGCCGGACGCCAGCCCCTCGGCTAGCAGCAGTGGTGACAACGACCCAGTCATTCTTCAGGCATCCAATAAGGAGCCTGGGAGTGGGACCATGCAGAGCAGCCCCTCCCCTGCTCACTCTCAACTCCCAATCCTACAGACACAG ATGGTGTCGGACGGCATGACAGGCAGCAATCCTGTGTCCCCTGCCTCGTCCAGTTCCCCGGCCTCTAGTGGGGCAGGTGGCATCTCTCCCCAGCACTTAGCTCAAGATTCCTCTCTGGATGGACCTCCAGGCCCCCCCGATGGTCCCACAGTACCCCTGGAGGGGCTCAACTTACCCCAGGCTGCTGACCTGTCTAACAAGGGCCCAAAGTGGGAGAAGAGTCATGCTGAAATTGCAGAGCAGGCCAAGCAT GAGGCTGAGATTGAGACTCGGATTGCTGAACTCCGGAAGGAGGGTTTCTGGTCACTGAAGAGACTGCCTAAGGTGCCGGAGCCGTCTCGCCCCAAAGGCCACTGGGACTATCTGTGTGAAGAGATGCAGTGGCTCTCTGCTGACTTTGCTCAGGAGCGCCGTTGGAAACGAGGTGTGGCCCGTAAG GTGGTGCGCATGGTGATCCGGCATCACGAGGAGCAGCGGCAGAAAGAAGAGCGGGCCCGGAGGGAAGAGCAGGCCAAGTTGCGTCGAATCGCTTCCACCATGGCCAAGGACGTCAGGCAGTTTTGGAGTAATGTGGAGAAG GTAGTGCAATTCAAGCAACAGTCCCGGCTTGAGGAAAAGCGCAAAAAAGCTCTGGACCTGCACCTGGACTTCATTGTGGGACAAACTGAAAAGTATTCAGACCTTCTGTCACAGAGCCTCAACCAGCCATTAGCATCCAGCAAAGCTGGCTCCTCCCCTTGCCTTGGCTCTTCCCACACTGGCTCAGCTGCTTCCAGTCCTCCACCTCCTGCTTCCCGGCTGGATGATGAAG ATGGGGACTTCCAGCcccaagaggaagaagaagaggatgaTGAGGAGACAATTGAGGTTGAAGAACAACAGGAAGGCAACGACGCAGAAACCCAGAGGCGTGAGATTGAGCTACTTCGACGTGAGGGAGAATTGCCACTGGAAGAGCTGCTCCGTTCCCTGCCCCCTCAGCTGCTGGGAGGGCCTTCCAGCCCCTCACAAACTGCCTCATCTCACGATAGTGACAACCGAGATGGGCCTGATGAAGGTGGTGAGGAAGAGCCTTCTCAGGTGTTGAAG GGAAAGCCCCTACCTTCCTCCGTCACGCAGCGCAACAAACAACCTTGGCATCCAGATGAAGATGATGAAGAGTTTACTGCCAATGAGGATGAAG CGGAGGATGAAGAGGACACCATAGCAGCTGAAGAGCAGTTGGAAGGGGAAGTGGATCATACCATGGAACTAAGCGAGTTGGCTCGAGAAG ggGAGCTGTCTATGGAGGAGCTACTGCAGCAGTATGCAGGGGCCTATGCCTCTGATGCCTCAGCCTCAGGCTCTGGGAGCagtgaagaggaagaggaagaggaggagactgaggcaAATAGCTCTGACTGTGAACCAGAGGAGGGCATGGAAGCTGAAGAGGCTCCTCAGGAGGATAGTAGCAGTGAGTCAG ATTCTGCTGAAGAGCAGAGCGAGGATGAGGAAGATGATCATTCGGAGGAGGAAGAAACCAGCGGGAGTTCAGAATCAGAGGAATCAGAGTCTGATGATTCTGAAGAGGCCCCATCACAGAGCCAAGcagatgaggaagaggaagaagatgatTTTGGGGTGGAGTACCTACTCGCCCGAGATGAAGAGCAGAGTGAGGCAGATGGGGGCAGTGGACCTCCCACCCCAGGACCCACCACCGCTCTAGGCCCTAAAAAAGAAATTACTGACATTGCAGCAGCAGCTGAAAGTCTCCAGCCCAAGGGTTACACCTTGGCCACTACCCAG GTGAAGACGCCTATTCCCCTGCTGCTGCGGGGCCAGCTCCGGGAGTACCAACACATTGGGCTGGACTGGCTGGTTACTATGTATGAGAAGAAGCTTAATGGCATTCTTGCTGATGAGATGGGGCTTGGCAAGACAATCCAGACCATCTCTCTGCTTGCCCACTTAGCCTGTGAGAAAG GTAACTGGGGTCCCCATTTGATCATTGTCCCAACCAGTGTGATGTTGAACTGGGAGATGGAGCTGAAACGTTGGTGTCCCAGCTTTAAAATCCTCACTTATTATGGAGCCCAGAAAGAGAGGAAGCTCAAGCGGCAG GGATGGACCAAGCCCAATGCCTTCCATGTATGCATCACATCTTACAAGCTGGTGCTGCAGGACCACCAGGCCTTCCGCCGCAAGAACTGGCGTTATCTCATTCTGGATGAGGCTCAGAACATTAAGAACTTCAAATCACAGCGCTGGCAGTCATTGCTCAACTTCAATAG CCAGAGGCGCCTGCTCTTGACAGGAACTCCCTTGCAGAACAGTCTCATGGAGCTGTGGTCCTTGATGCACTTTTTGATGCCCCATGTCTTCCAGTCTCATCGCGAGTTCAAGGAGTGGTTCTCTAATCCCCTAACTGGCATGATTGAGGGCAGTCAAGAGTATAATGAAGGGCTAGTTAAACGCCTCCACAAG GTTTTGCGGCCGTTTTTGCTGCGCCGAGTTAAGGTAGATGTTGAGAAGCAGATGCCCAAAAAGTATGAGCATGTTATCCGCTGCCGGCTCTCCAAGCGCCAGCGCTGTCTCTATGATGACTTCATGGCACAGACCAC GACTAAGGAGACACTAGCCACAGGCCATTTCATGAGTGTCATCAACATTTTGATGCAACTGCGAAAAGTCTGTAATCATCCAAATTTGTTTGACCCTCGGCCTGTTACTTCCCCCTTCATCACCCTAGGCATCTGCTTCAGCACCGCCTCTCTGGTGCTGAGGGCCACTGATGTCCACCCACTCCAG CGGATAGACATGGGTCGTTTTGACCTTATTGGCCTGGAGGGCCGTGTCTCTCGATATGAGGCTGACAGTTTTCTTCCCCGGCATCGCCTTTCCCGCCGGGTACTGCTAGAGGTGGCTACTGCTCCTGACCCTCCACCCCGGCCCAAGCCAGTCAAGATGAAGGTCAACAG gatgcTGCAACCTGTGCCCAAGCAAGAAGGCCGGACAGTGGTGGTGGTGAACAGCCCTCGGACTCCCCTGGGTCCTGTCCCAGTCCGACCCCCTCCAGGCCCTGAACTCTCAGCCCAGCTCAACCCTGGTCCAACCCCACCAGTGCTGCCAGCACCACTGATGGTGTCATCTTCAACTGCTGGGCCCCCACTTATTCCAGCATCCCGACCCACCGGCCCTGTTTTGTTGCCCCCACTGCAGCCAAACAGTGGTCCTCTCCCCCAGG TTTTGCCAGCTCCCCTGGGGGTCCTGGGTGGCACCTCACGGCCCCCCACACCAACCCTGTCCCTGAAGCCGGCTCCACCTGCCCCACTTCGCCTCAGTCCAGCTCCACCCCCAGGCTCCACCAGCCTGTTGAAGCCCCTGACAGTGCCACCTGGCTACACCTTCCCTCCTGCTTCCACCACCACCTCTGCCACTACGGCCACTGCTACCACTACAGCAGTGCCAGCTCCAACTCCTGCACCACAGCGCCTCATCCTTTCTCCCGATATGCAGGCTCGCCTACCCT TGCCACCAACCATGGTGAATAATACGGGAGTGGTGAAGATTGTAGTGCGACAGGCCCCACGGGATGGACTGGCTTCTGTTCCTCCATTGGCTCCAGCGCCCCGGCCTTCAAGCTCTGGGCTTCCAGCTGTGTTGACTGCACGTCCCACATTAACTCCTAGCCGGCTGCCCACAACTACTCTGGGTACTGCCCGGGCCCCCATACCCACACCCACTCTGGTGAGGCCCCTTCTCAAGCTGGTCCACGGTCCTTCGCCCGAAGTCAGTG GTTCAGCACCTGGAGCCACTCCCTTAACCATCTCTTCTCCTGTCCCTGGGGCACCCTCTTCTCCAATGCCAGTTCCTCACTCCTCTCCCCTTGCTAGCCCTGTGTCCTCCACGGTTTCAGTCCCTGTCCCATCTTCACTGCCCATCTCCGTCTCTACCACGCTTCCTGCCCCAGCCTCAGCCCCGCTCCCCATCCCCATCTCAACCCCAATACCTGTTTCGGCTTCGGGCCCAGCTCTGTTGACCACTGTGACTCCAACACTGGCACCTGTTGTCTCAGCGGCTCCTGGACCTCCCACTTTGGTGCCAGCTGGGAATTCCCCATCAGCGTCAGCTTTGACTCTAGGTTTGGCCACAACTCCATCCCTGACTCCATCTCAGGCACCCAGTCACTCTCTGTTGTTGGCTCCCACCTCTTCACATGTTCCAGGGTTGAACTCAGCCGTGGCTCCAGCATGCTCACCTGTCCTGGTGCCAGCTTCAGCTCTGGCTAGTCCTTTTCCAGCAGCGCCAAATCCAGCTCCAGCTCAGGCTTCCCTCTTGGCTCCAGCACCTTCTGCATCTCAGGCTCTGGCCACCTCTCTGGCTCCCATGGCGGCTCCACAGACAGCAATTCTGGCTCCTTCTCCAGCTCCTCTGACTCCTCTTCCAGTCCTGGCTCCATCACCACGTCCTGCTCCTGTCCTGGCTCCATCGCAGACTCCAGTTTCAGTTCTGGCTACATCATCTGCTCCAGGAACTGCTTTAGTCTCAGCTTCTTCACTGGTGCCAGCCCCAACTCCTATGTTGGCTCCATCATCGACCCAGACCATGGTACCAACCCCAGTTCCATCACCTCTCCCAAGCCCGGCTTCTACACAGACACTGGCCCTAACCCCAGCTTTAACATCCACTCTTGGTGTCTCATCTCCGTCTCAGACACACTCTTTGGGAACGGGGAACCCTCAGGCGCCCATTCCAGCTCAGACATTGTCATTGACTCCCGCATCATCCCTGGTACCAGCTCAAGCCCAGACACTGTCTTTGGCACCGGGACCACCGCTGGGTCCAACACAAACACTGTCTCTGGCTCCAGCACCCCCTTTGGCTCCAGCTTCTCCAATGGGCCCAACCCCAGCTCACACGCTGACTTTGGCTCCGTCGTCGTCATCTGCTTCACTCCTGGCCCCAGCTTCAGTGCAAACACTGACCTTGAGCCCTGCCCCAGTTCCAGTGCCCACCCTGGGCCTGGCTGCAGCTCAGACCCTGGCTCTCACCCCAGCCTCAGCACAGGCCCCAGCCTCCCAGCCATCTTCCCTTGTGGTCTCGGCATCTGGCTCTTCTCCCTTGCCTGTCACCATGGTATCCCGGTTGCCTGTTCACAAGGATGAGCCTGAGACACTGACATTGCGCTCTGGTCCACCCAGCCCTCCTTCCACTGCTACCTCGTTCAGTGGCCCCCGGCCTCGACGCCAACCCCCCCCGCCACCTCGCTCCCCTTTCTATCTG GACTCCCTGGAGGAAAAGCGTAAGCAGCAGCGGTCTGAACGCCTGGAACGGATTTTCCACCTTAGCGAGGCTCATGGGGCTCTGGCACCCGTGTATGGAACTGAAGTCCTGGATTTCTGTACCCTCCCTCAACCTGTTGCCAGCCCCATTGGCTGTCATGCTCCTGGTCCCAGCCACCCCACTTTTTGGACTTTTACCGAGGCTGCCCGCCAGGCTgttctgtttccccagcaacGACTGGACCAGCTGTCAGAAATCATTGAGAG GTTCATCTTTGTCATGCCTCCTGTGGAGGCACCCCCCCCTTCCCTGCATGCCTGCCACCCACCTCCTTGGCTGGCACCACGTCAGGCAGCCTTCCAGGAGCAATTGGCCTTCGAGCTCTGGCCCCGGGCTCGTCCTTTGCACCGTATTGTATGTAACATGCGTACCCAGTTCCCTGATTTGCGGCTCATCCAGTATGATTGTG GAAAACTGCAAACGTTGGCAGTGTTGCTGCGGCAACTCAAGGCAGAGGGCCACCGGGTGCTGATCTTCACCCAGATGACCCGAATGCTGGATGTGCTGGAGCAGTTTCTGACGTACCATGGTCACCTCTACTTGCGCCTCGATGGCTCGACTAGAGTTGAACAGAGACAG gCCTTGATGGAACGGTTCAATGCAGACAAACGCATATTCTGCTTCATCCTTTCAACTCGGAGTGGGGGTGTGGGCGTGAACCTGACAGGAGCAGACACTGTTGTCTTTTACGACAGTGACTGGAATCCTACCATGGATGCTCAGGCCCAGGATCGCTGTCACCGAATTGGCCAGACCCGAGATGTCCACATCTATAG GCTTATCAGTGAACGGACAGTGGAGGAGAACATTCTTAAAAAGGCAAATCAGAAGAGAATGTTAGGAGACATGGCCATTGAAGGAGGCAACTTCACCACAGCCTATTTTAAACAG CAGACTATCCGAGAGCTGTTTGATATGCCCCTGGAAGAGCCATCTGGCTCATCTGCACCTTCTGCCCCTGACGAGGAGGAGGAGGCTGTGGCCAGCAAGCAGACCCATATCCTGGAGCAG GCATTGTGTCGGGCAGAGGATGAGGAGGATATCCGTGCAGCCACCCAGGCCAAGGCTGAACAGGTGGCTGAGCTTGCAGAGTTCAATGAGAATGATGGGTTTCTTGCTGGTGAAGGAGAGGAGAGTGGTCGACCTGGGGCTGAGGATGAGGAGATGTCACGGGCAGAGCTAGAAATTGCTGCCCTTGTAGAACAG CTAACCCCCATTGAACGCTATGCCATGAAATTCCTGGAAGCCTCACTGGAGGAGGTGAGCCGCGAGGAGCTCAAGCAGGCAGAA GAGCAAGTGGAAGCTGCCCGGAAGGACCTGGACCAAGCCAAGGAGGAGGTGTTCCGCCTACCccaagaggaggaggaggggccaggggctggggatgAGGTTTCCTGCGGGACCGGTGGAGGCAACCACCGGCGCAGTAAGAAGTCCAAGGCCCCTGAGAGGCCGGGGACCCGTGTCAGTGAGCGTCTTCGTGGAGCCCGGGCTGAGACTCAAGGGACAAACCACACTCCTGTCACACCCGCCCATCATACCCGCAGCACCTCCATGCCCACCCGCTGCAGCCCCGCTAGGGAACGAATTCCCCGGCCAGCACCTAGGTCTCGACCCACTCCAGCTCCTGCTGCAATTCCTGTACCAATTCCCTACCCCAACCCCATTTCATCCCCAAATCCAATATCCGTTCTTCCTGCCCATGTCTTGCCTCCCCCTCCTTTGCAGATTCCTCCCTCTTGTTCTTCTCCTGCCTGCACCCCTCCTCCTGCCTGTAGCCCTCCACCAGTTCATACTCCCCCACCAGTCCAAACCCCTCTCCtaactccctcctcccctcctcctcctctggttGGTCCACCTTCTGGGCCTGTTTCCCCCTCAGTCACCAATCTCTCCTTGGGCTTGAGGCCTGAGGCAGAGCTGTGTGCGCAAACACAGGCGTCTACTGAGTCCCTGGAACTTGCTGGCATGGCCAATTTTGAAACTTCCCCTCCTACTCTGGTGACCCCCAAGGATCTGATGCCAGTTGCTGTTGAGGTCCTGCCCATGTCAGAGAAGAACATTTCTCTTACCCCTTCTGCATCTAGCCCAACTCTGGAGGCTGGCAGCATCCCCAACGGTCAAGAACAGGAGGTGCCAGAGCCTGCTGAGGGGACCATCCTTACAGTGCTGCCTGAGGGTGAGGAGGTGCCCACCTGTTTGAGTGAGAGCAATGGGCTGGAGCTTCCACCCTCAGCACCATTTGATGAGCCTTTTCAGGAGCCATTGGAGTCTGCCAGGAACTCTGAAGAGATGGTGGAACCCCAGACTCGAACTTCCAGCCCAGAGAAACTGCAGGAACTCCGTACAGCTGAGGTTACAGCTCCATCAGCCTCATCCTCGGCCACCTCCTCACCTGAGGGACCTTCTTCAGTCCGGCCTCCTCGGCGTCGTACCAGTGCTGATGTAGAAATTCGGGGTCAGGGGACTGGTCGGCCGGGGCAGCCTCCAGGTCCCAAAGTGCTTCGCAAGCTTCCAGGACGGCTAGTGACTGTGGTTGAGGAGAAGGAACTGGTGAGGAGACGGCGACAACAGCGGGGCCCTGCTACCACCTCAGTGTCTGGGGTCTCTGAGACCGGTACCAGCCCAGCAAGCCCACCCACCCATGGCATGTCAGGGCTGGAATCCTCACCTCCCACCAGTGGGCCCTGTGAAGCTACTCCCCGATCCATACTGCCCACCCCAGCTCAGCAACCCTTCATAGCTCGCCGTCGCATTGAGCTGGGGGTGACTGGTGGAGGCAGCCCAGAGAATGGAGAAGGAGCACTGCTTGCCATCACTCCACCTGCTGTGAAACGTCGGAGGGGGAGGCCCCCCAAGAAAAATAAGTCTCTAGCAGATGCTGGGCGAGGGGTGGAGGAGACACCCTCATCCATCTCTAAGGGAAAAAGCAACGGGGCTGACCCAGTTCCTGGGCCTGAGACCCTCATTGTTACAGAACCTGTCCTGGGACCCCAGCTTATTCCTGGGCCCCAACCTTTTGGATCCCAGCCAATTCACAAACCCGAGCCCATCGTCTTGTCACCTGTGGAGAAAAGAAGGCGTGGGCGGCCACCTAAGGCACGAGATTTGCCCATCCCTGGGACCATTTCCTCTCCTGGGGATGGCAGCTTAGAGAGCCGGACACAGCCACTCCCACTGCCATCACCCCTTCCACCACTTTCACCGCTCATAACTTGTCCCACTGCTCCTGTCACCAACACTGTCACCACCGTCACCATTTCAGCCTCCCCACCCAAGCGGAAGCGGGGCCGACCTCCCAAGAATCCACCATCACCTCGGCCCAGCCAGCTCCCTGTCTTGGACCATGACAGCTCTTCTGTTCTTGAGAGCTGTGGACTGGGGAGGCGGCGGCAACCCCAGGGCCAGGGGGAGAGTGAGGGCAGTTCCTCTGATGAGGATGGAGGCCGCCCTCTCACCCGCCTGGCCCGCCTACGGCTTGAAGCAGAGGGAATGCGGGGACGAAAGAGTGAAGGATCCATGGTGGTGGCAGTAATTCAGGATGACCTGGATGCGGTAGAGAGTGGGCCAGGCGGGTTGGAATTGACTCCTCCTGTGGTCTCCTTGGCCCCAAAACTGCGCTCAACCCGGCTGCGCCCAGGGTCTCTAGTCCCCCCACTAGAGACTGAGAAGGTGCCTCGCAAACGGGCAGGTGCCTCAATGACTGGGGCTCCTGGGCTGGCAAAGCGGGGCCGCTTACAGCCCCCGAGTCCCCTGGGACCTGAGGGTTCAGTAGAGGAGTCTGAGGCTGAAGTCTCAGGCGAAGAGGATGAAGGGGATGGCACCCCTCGCCGCAGGCCTGGTCCCCGCCGTCTTGGTGGGGCCAACCAAGGGGACCAGCGCATCCTGCGCAGCAGTGCCCCTCCCCACCTGGTTGGCCCTACCAGTAGTCACAGAGGCCGCAAGGCTAAGACGTGA